In one window of Spartinivicinus marinus DNA:
- a CDS encoding DUF4062 domain-containing protein — protein MSTSKRFQVFVSSTYRDLVDERQQVFLALLGLGCIPVGPEFIPGFDNDSDDCWPKVRQQIDESDYVVLLLSGRYGTLTQSGISFLHREYTYANTLKKPILCFIRDPRYPLAPNKKERTADGVARFRVFRDSLQKHEHLSWDTTDSLIMSLRQYLPQFMGKHEAVGWVRANALPDQQNQQGAKLSFSEQLTELQEVKNALNYPDMLQQNRSVALLKQSVELTYICNIYIQGNCKLITEKASLLWQDIFTAFVSHMQQSASEDRIKQSLAHFLEERFANTIYEQNQEVHAINDFQFTDTSLRMIRLHLRRMGLIRKDTLRSSRTRSVWQLTPIGRKALQDLSIAETMKS, from the coding sequence ATGTCAACGTCTAAACGGTTTCAAGTATTTGTTAGTTCTACCTATCGTGACTTGGTAGATGAGCGTCAGCAGGTATTTCTCGCCTTGCTTGGGTTGGGCTGTATTCCTGTTGGGCCTGAATTTATCCCTGGATTTGATAATGATAGCGACGATTGCTGGCCAAAGGTACGCCAGCAAATTGATGAAAGCGACTATGTCGTCTTATTGCTTTCTGGGCGCTATGGCACTTTGACTCAAAGTGGGATTAGTTTTTTACATCGTGAGTATACCTATGCAAATACGCTAAAGAAGCCAATTTTGTGCTTTATTCGCGATCCTCGTTATCCATTAGCACCCAACAAAAAAGAAAGAACAGCTGATGGGGTTGCCCGTTTCAGGGTATTCCGTGATTCTTTGCAAAAGCATGAACACTTATCCTGGGATACCACTGACAGTTTAATCATGTCGCTGCGTCAATATCTGCCGCAGTTTATGGGTAAGCATGAGGCAGTTGGCTGGGTTAGGGCTAATGCGCTTCCTGATCAGCAAAACCAGCAGGGGGCTAAACTGAGCTTTTCTGAGCAACTGACTGAGTTGCAGGAAGTGAAAAATGCGTTGAATTATCCTGACATGCTGCAGCAAAATCGTTCTGTTGCCTTACTTAAGCAGTCTGTTGAGTTGACCTATATCTGTAATATCTATATTCAGGGTAACTGTAAGCTGATAACTGAAAAAGCATCGTTGCTTTGGCAAGATATTTTTACTGCGTTTGTTAGCCATATGCAGCAAAGTGCCTCAGAAGACCGAATTAAGCAATCATTAGCGCATTTTTTAGAAGAGCGTTTTGCTAACACGATTTATGAGCAAAATCAGGAAGTTCATGCAATTAACGACTTTCAGTTTACTGATACCTCGCTACGAATGATTCGCTTGCACTTACGGCGGATGGGGTTGATTAGAAAGGATACCTTGCGCTCAAGTCGAACTCGCTCTGTTTGGCAGTTAACTCCAATTGGGCGCAAGGCATTGCAGGATCTTTCAATAGCTGAAACCATGAAATCCTAA
- a CDS encoding MFS transporter: protein MHPNEEKSQFGLLKRRRFLPFFLTQFFGAFNDNIFKNSLVFLVTFNITQFGSQTASISEDILINIAVGLFILPFFLFSALAGQIADKYEKSQIIRRVKILEICIMLTAAVAFYFNNLWLLLFILFLMGTQSAFFGPVKYAIIPQHLYEDELVGGNAFVEMGTFLAILFGTIAGGLLASLEMASTWISISIIVFAIIGYICSREIPEAPASAPSLKISWNPVTEAWRIIKQAKQSHSVFLSIMAISWFWFLGAAYLTQLPNFTEEILRGAEGVVTSLLAAFSIGIGLGSMSCERLSGHKIEIGIVPIGSIGLTIFGVDLFFATQPSSSAELLSFTEFFRSGSNYRVLIDMTLIGFFGGLFIVPLYALIQHRTPEEYRAQVIAANNIINSMFMVVSALCGILFIGVAGLTITQFFLVLALLNAVIAVYVYSTVPEFAMRFLIYLLTHTMYRVRSENINKIPDDGPGVIVCNHVSYVDALLLAGTCHRPVRFVMYKPIYDLPVLNFIFRVAKAIPITSRNQNPDTFNAAFERISEALKQGELVCIFPEGKLTKDGEINEFKRGIEKIIERDPVPVIPMALRGLWGSFFSHKGGHALTKRPKRFWSKVSVITGDLIQPEAVSADKLQEVVLNLRGEAL, encoded by the coding sequence ATGCACCCTAATGAGGAAAAAAGTCAGTTTGGGTTACTGAAACGACGCCGCTTTTTGCCTTTCTTTCTTACCCAGTTTTTTGGTGCCTTTAATGACAATATCTTTAAAAACTCTTTGGTTTTTTTAGTCACTTTCAATATTACTCAATTTGGTAGTCAGACTGCGTCAATTTCTGAAGACATTTTAATTAACATAGCCGTTGGCTTGTTTATTTTACCCTTCTTTTTGTTTTCGGCTTTAGCTGGGCAGATAGCGGATAAGTATGAAAAGTCGCAAATTATCCGGCGAGTTAAAATCCTTGAAATATGCATTATGCTTACCGCTGCCGTTGCCTTTTATTTTAATAACCTTTGGTTACTGTTGTTTATCCTGTTTTTAATGGGTACCCAATCCGCTTTTTTTGGCCCTGTCAAATACGCTATTATTCCTCAACACCTTTATGAAGATGAGCTAGTCGGTGGAAATGCCTTTGTTGAAATGGGTACGTTCCTCGCGATTTTGTTTGGCACCATTGCGGGGGGTTTATTGGCCAGTTTGGAAATGGCATCTACCTGGATTTCGATATCCATCATTGTATTTGCCATTATTGGTTATATTTGCAGTCGTGAAATCCCTGAAGCACCCGCTAGCGCTCCTTCTCTCAAAATAAGCTGGAACCCAGTTACTGAGGCCTGGCGCATCATCAAACAAGCTAAACAGTCTCATTCAGTATTCCTCTCAATTATGGCCATTAGCTGGTTTTGGTTTTTAGGTGCGGCTTATTTAACTCAGCTGCCTAATTTTACTGAAGAAATATTGCGTGGTGCTGAAGGTGTTGTCACCAGTTTGCTGGCAGCCTTTTCTATTGGTATTGGGCTGGGCTCAATGTCTTGCGAACGCTTATCTGGCCACAAGATTGAAATTGGCATTGTTCCTATAGGTAGCATTGGTTTAACTATTTTTGGGGTTGACCTGTTCTTTGCAACACAACCAAGCAGCTCAGCAGAATTGTTAAGCTTTACTGAGTTCTTCCGAAGCGGTAGTAACTATCGTGTACTGATTGACATGACCTTAATAGGCTTTTTTGGCGGCCTGTTTATTGTACCCTTGTATGCCTTGATACAACATCGCACTCCAGAGGAATACCGAGCCCAGGTGATTGCTGCCAACAACATTATCAACTCAATGTTTATGGTGGTAAGTGCATTATGCGGCATTTTGTTTATTGGCGTTGCAGGGCTCACGATCACTCAGTTTTTTCTGGTATTGGCTTTACTCAATGCAGTCATAGCGGTGTATGTATATTCGACTGTACCTGAATTCGCCATGCGCTTTTTAATCTATTTACTTACGCACACCATGTATCGAGTACGTAGTGAGAATATCAATAAAATTCCAGATGATGGTCCTGGCGTGATTGTTTGTAACCATGTCAGTTATGTAGACGCTCTATTACTAGCCGGCACCTGTCACCGACCTGTACGCTTTGTGATGTATAAGCCTATCTATGATCTACCGGTACTGAATTTTATTTTTCGAGTTGCTAAGGCAATACCTATTACTTCTCGCAATCAAAATCCTGACACATTTAATGCTGCATTTGAACGTATTTCTGAAGCACTCAAACAAGGGGAGTTAGTTTGCATTTTCCCTGAAGGCAAGCTCACCAAAGACGGAGAAATTAATGAGTTTAAAAGAGGTATTGAAAAAATTATCGAACGCGACCCTGTCCCCGTCATCCCAATGGCATTGCGAGGTTTATGGGGTAGCTTCTTCAGCCATAAAGGAGGGCACGCTCTAACGAAGCGTCCAAAGCGCTTTTGGTCCAAAGTCTCAGTAATAACTGGTGACTTAATTCAACCAGAAGCCGTTTCTGCAGACAAACTACAGGAGGTAGTACTTAATCTCAGAGGCGAAGCACTATAA